One Thermicanus aegyptius DSM 12793 DNA segment encodes these proteins:
- a CDS encoding putative polysaccharide biosynthesis protein produces MSQRSKSFIQGAFILGSAALISKLLGAIYRIPYQNITGDIGLYVYNQVYPLYTILLFLSTSGFPKAISKMIAEKTVLGDEEGAFRIFRIASTVLFMTGFFFFFILYAGAPYLAKWSGDENLTLPFRSISYALLIVPFLASIRGFFQGNQNMLPTAISQIAEQVVRVLTILILSYWFIAHGYSAYYAGAGAVFGAFTGALASAAVLFTYLYRFRRQKGNPPARLIMRKKEPAFQVMKEIMKYSIPISLASLLVPLLQLVDSFTVKNLLDLRGFPELTSMNLKGVYDRGMPLVQFAAFLAAPLTIALLPAISEAAAKGRRRQIARQTDLALRVTLLFSLPASIGLMVIAEPVNIFIYMDNKGSDALAILAFTTLFSTLNMTTAGILQGIGLMMLPARNLFVGIVVKLFLNLTLIPLWDIRGAAFSTVIAYGIATFLNLRQILKFTDFRPNYKLYITRPLLSVLMMALSAWTAGVLSGRILLLFHLPERLYNGGIVLFSILSALFVYSYMLLKIGAIRASELEMVPKLNRFVPLFKKWNLFRE; encoded by the coding sequence GTGAGCCAACGGTCAAAGAGTTTTATTCAGGGGGCATTTATTTTAGGTTCGGCCGCCCTCATTTCCAAGTTATTGGGAGCGATTTACCGGATCCCATATCAGAACATTACCGGGGATATAGGTCTTTATGTGTATAACCAGGTATACCCCCTCTATACGATCTTGCTCTTCCTTTCCACGTCAGGTTTCCCCAAAGCGATCTCAAAGATGATTGCCGAAAAGACGGTGTTGGGGGATGAGGAGGGAGCCTTTCGAATTTTCCGCATCGCCTCGACGGTTCTATTTATGACCGGATTTTTTTTCTTTTTCATCCTTTATGCAGGTGCCCCTTATCTCGCTAAATGGTCCGGAGATGAGAACCTAACATTACCGTTCCGAAGCATTTCCTATGCTCTACTCATTGTTCCTTTTTTGGCCTCGATCCGCGGGTTTTTCCAGGGAAATCAGAATATGCTCCCAACCGCCATCTCGCAGATTGCCGAACAGGTGGTTCGGGTACTTACAATCCTCATCCTCTCCTACTGGTTTATCGCTCATGGGTATTCCGCTTATTATGCCGGTGCAGGGGCGGTATTCGGCGCGTTTACGGGGGCTCTCGCCTCGGCCGCCGTTTTATTTACTTATTTATATCGTTTTCGCAGACAAAAGGGGAATCCTCCTGCCCGTTTAATCATGAGGAAAAAAGAGCCTGCGTTTCAGGTCATGAAGGAAATCATGAAATATTCCATTCCCATCTCCCTCGCCTCCCTTTTGGTCCCTCTCTTACAACTGGTTGACTCCTTCACCGTAAAAAACCTCTTAGACTTAAGGGGTTTTCCAGAACTTACCTCCATGAATCTAAAAGGAGTGTACGACCGGGGGATGCCTCTCGTCCAATTTGCAGCATTCTTGGCAGCTCCCCTCACCATTGCTCTTCTTCCGGCCATCTCCGAAGCGGCTGCGAAGGGGCGGAGAAGACAGATCGCTAGACAAACAGATTTGGCTTTAAGGGTCACGCTTCTTTTTTCATTGCCTGCCTCGATCGGTTTAATGGTGATTGCAGAGCCTGTAAATATTTTCATCTACATGGATAACAAAGGGAGCGACGCCCTGGCCATTCTCGCCTTTACCACTCTTTTTTCTACACTCAACATGACAACGGCAGGCATCTTACAGGGAATAGGGCTTATGATGCTCCCCGCCCGAAACCTCTTCGTCGGCATCGTGGTAAAACTATTTCTCAATTTAACCCTGATTCCTCTTTGGGATATTCGGGGAGCCGCCTTCTCTACCGTTATTGCGTATGGGATAGCAACATTCCTTAATCTGCGGCAGATTCTTAAGTTTACAGATTTTAGACCGAATTATAAACTTTATATTACCCGTCCCCTTCTCTCCGTGCTTATGATGGCATTATCCGCTTGGACCGCGGGAGTTCTCTCCGGGAGAATCCTTCTTCTTTTCCATCTGCCGGAACGTTTATATAATGGAGGGATTGTTCTTTTCTCCATCCTCAGCGCTCTTTTTGTATATTCCTACATGCTTTTAAAGATCGGTGCGATCAGAGCGAGCGAACTGGAAATGGTTCCAAAATTAAACCGGTTCGTACCTCTCTTTAAGAAATGGAATCTATTCAGAGAGTAA
- the mazG gene encoding nucleoside triphosphate pyrophosphohydrolase translates to MKPVIYILGLGPGGAEELTQDQADLLRRLGKMYLRTMDMLDTRWLTEWGITLHSFDALYEREKTYEGVYLELVKALIQVAKEEGEVVYGIPGHPRVAERSVSLLEELGEKEGIEIKILGGRSFFDDLFHSLRFDPVEGFLLLDAYTLTRERLNSRMHTVILQLADAMTASDVKLTLMERYPDDYEVTLASRLGSDREKKLILPLYRLDQERDWEWDNYTLLYLPPLGEEEWYMNQFETVRQIVATLRSPGGCPWDREQTHRSLRPYLIEEAYEVIEAIDTEDLDALQEELGDLLLQILLHSRIAEEEGFFHVEDVIKGLSEKLIRRHPHVFGEKKAKNVNEAWANWKEMKEEEKKAKGEGGKEVSILDEVKVGLPPLIAAVKLQKRASKAGFDWEKEEDVARKVEEEWREFQEALSVEEKEEELGDLLFAIVNLARFERLDPEKALSNANRKFRRRFRYIEERLRERGIPLNEATLEEMDKLWQEEKIHPASSEKKQE, encoded by the coding sequence GTGAAACCGGTCATTTATATTTTAGGTCTAGGTCCAGGCGGCGCTGAGGAGTTGACGCAGGATCAAGCGGATCTTCTGCGTAGGCTGGGGAAGATGTATCTGCGTACGATGGATATGCTTGATACCCGTTGGCTTACCGAGTGGGGGATTACCCTTCATTCCTTCGATGCCCTCTATGAGCGAGAGAAGACCTATGAAGGAGTTTACCTGGAATTAGTAAAGGCCCTTATCCAAGTGGCAAAGGAGGAGGGTGAGGTGGTGTATGGAATCCCCGGACACCCGCGGGTTGCGGAACGAAGTGTTTCTTTATTGGAGGAGTTAGGGGAGAAGGAGGGAATTGAGATCAAAATTTTGGGAGGACGAAGTTTTTTTGATGATCTGTTTCATTCCTTGCGGTTTGATCCTGTAGAAGGTTTTCTCCTCTTAGACGCATATACCTTGACCCGGGAACGGTTAAATTCCCGAATGCATACGGTGATCCTTCAATTGGCAGATGCCATGACCGCCTCCGACGTAAAGCTTACGTTGATGGAGAGATATCCCGATGATTATGAGGTCACCTTAGCCTCCAGGCTAGGATCCGATCGGGAGAAGAAGCTCATTCTTCCTCTTTACCGGCTTGACCAGGAGAGGGATTGGGAATGGGATAATTATACCCTTCTCTATCTCCCTCCCTTAGGGGAAGAGGAATGGTATATGAACCAATTTGAGACCGTCCGGCAAATTGTCGCTACGCTGAGAAGCCCAGGGGGATGCCCATGGGATCGGGAACAGACCCATAGGAGCCTCCGCCCGTATCTGATTGAGGAAGCTTATGAGGTGATCGAAGCCATCGATACGGAGGATCTGGATGCCTTGCAGGAAGAACTGGGAGATCTCCTTCTTCAAATTTTGCTACATAGCCGGATCGCCGAGGAAGAGGGCTTCTTTCATGTGGAGGATGTGATTAAGGGATTAAGCGAGAAGCTGATCCGTCGCCATCCCCATGTTTTTGGAGAGAAGAAAGCGAAAAATGTGAATGAGGCATGGGCAAATTGGAAAGAAATGAAGGAAGAGGAGAAAAAGGCGAAAGGAGAAGGAGGAAAGGAGGTTTCCATCCTAGACGAGGTAAAAGTAGGACTTCCGCCCCTCATCGCTGCCGTAAAGTTGCAAAAGAGGGCAAGCAAGGCGGGATTTGATTGGGAGAAAGAAGAGGATGTTGCGCGAAAGGTGGAAGAGGAATGGAGGGAGTTTCAGGAAGCTCTATCCGTTGAAGAGAAGGAGGAAGAATTGGGCGATCTGCTCTTTGCTATCGTTAATTTGGCTCGTTTTGAACGCCTCGATCCGGAAAAGGCGCTTTCTAACGCCAATCGTAAATTCCGCCGCCGTTTCCGTTACATTGAGGAGAGGTTAAGGGAGAGAGGCATCCCCCTAAACGAAGCTACCCTTGAAGAAATGGATAAACTGTGGCAAGAGGAAAAAATTCATCCCGCATCGTCCGAAAAAAAGCAGGAATGA
- a CDS encoding HU family DNA-binding protein produces MNKQEFVTALAEKTGFKKKDVETVLNALLDEVTEALKKGEKVQFVGFGTFETRRRAGRTGRNPQTGESITIAEATVPVFKPGNKLKEAVK; encoded by the coding sequence ATGAATAAGCAGGAATTCGTTACCGCTTTGGCGGAAAAGACGGGATTTAAGAAGAAGGACGTAGAGACGGTATTAAACGCTCTTCTCGACGAAGTAACAGAGGCCTTAAAGAAAGGGGAGAAAGTTCAGTTCGTCGGATTCGGCACGTTTGAAACGCGGAGAAGGGCAGGACGAACCGGCCGCAACCCTCAAACCGGAGAAAGCATTACCATCGCAGAAGCGACGGTTCCCGTTTTCAAGCCAGGAAATAAATTGAAAGAAGCGGTGAAATAA
- a CDS encoding FixH family protein — translation MKAFLSSMVLTFFMMFAVACGQTGEISSSLNGITVELQKEKEPIPTGEMKVYTVKLTENGSPVDVDKVYFYMNMKGMHHPAEGTMKRVDQGVYQLALPLAMPGEWYGEVTLYKGNEERKVEGFTIQGEGKKFMQYMKGYNADTQGK, via the coding sequence GTGAAAGCGTTTTTATCATCTATGGTTTTAACGTTTTTTATGATGTTCGCAGTAGCGTGCGGACAAACTGGGGAGATTTCTTCTTCTTTAAATGGGATTACGGTGGAACTGCAGAAGGAAAAAGAGCCGATTCCTACCGGAGAGATGAAGGTCTATACGGTGAAGCTGACTGAAAACGGCTCCCCTGTCGACGTGGATAAGGTTTATTTTTACATGAACATGAAAGGAATGCATCATCCTGCCGAAGGGACCATGAAAAGAGTGGATCAAGGGGTGTATCAGTTGGCGTTGCCCCTCGCCATGCCTGGGGAATGGTATGGGGAGGTTACCCTTTATAAAGGGAATGAAGAGAGAAAGGTAGAAGGATTTACGATTCAGGGAGAAGGGAAAAAATTTATGCAATATATGAAGGGATATAATGCGGATACCCAGGGGAAATAG
- a CDS encoding ABC transporter permease has protein sequence MIDLIIRSMLRRRKHLFLTTGIVAGIFASLFILSLLFLGFQNGVNVSNERLGADVVILPKEVPVEGNMVLLSGEPVNVYFDEKKTEEALKKIPGVGAWTPQFFTQTLNADCCSVGGENRLVGIDWKSDFLVKPWLTTGKIDHFEGNMAIFGGKVPFYEDRVQILGENFRIVGVLAPTGTAMDYTIYIPLAEARRLTAHSDTVVQYWEQDDPFTSLSALFIKAEEGYNPDLLAYTLNRIPDVQVVQSSEVLNATRNSFSFMEKLLWFFYLALLFLGAIGLIGRYSGYVMERKKEFGLMMALGMSGRKLRDWIIKETLLYGMIGAILGLILTFVFYPVMVGWIEKNPLQPYVPPSLMEWVGLGFFTFLVTQGLLILSALLPGRGISLLWAGKAMAEGELE, from the coding sequence TTGATTGATCTCATCATTCGTTCTATGTTGAGGCGGAGAAAACATCTATTTCTTACCACCGGGATTGTGGCAGGCATCTTCGCCTCCCTTTTCATCCTTTCCCTTCTCTTCTTAGGATTTCAGAATGGTGTAAACGTAAGCAATGAGAGACTTGGAGCAGATGTGGTGATTCTTCCCAAGGAGGTTCCTGTAGAGGGAAACATGGTGCTCCTCTCCGGTGAACCAGTCAATGTTTATTTTGATGAGAAGAAGACGGAAGAAGCTCTAAAAAAAATCCCGGGGGTTGGGGCGTGGACGCCACAGTTCTTCACCCAAACCTTAAATGCCGATTGTTGTTCCGTAGGCGGAGAAAATCGTCTGGTGGGGATCGATTGGAAGAGCGATTTTTTGGTGAAGCCGTGGCTAACAACGGGGAAGATTGACCATTTTGAGGGGAATATGGCTATTTTCGGAGGAAAAGTTCCTTTTTATGAGGATCGCGTACAGATCTTGGGAGAAAATTTCCGCATTGTTGGCGTTCTTGCCCCTACGGGGACGGCGATGGATTATACCATCTACATTCCCCTTGCTGAGGCTCGCCGTCTCACGGCCCATTCCGACACGGTTGTTCAATATTGGGAACAGGATGATCCATTTACCTCCTTGTCGGCCCTCTTTATCAAAGCGGAGGAAGGATATAATCCGGATTTATTGGCTTACACCCTGAACCGCATACCGGATGTGCAAGTGGTTCAGTCCAGTGAAGTTTTAAATGCAACACGAAACAGTTTCTCGTTCATGGAAAAATTGCTTTGGTTTTTTTATCTTGCATTGCTCTTTTTAGGGGCCATCGGTTTGATCGGCCGTTACAGCGGGTATGTGATGGAGCGGAAGAAGGAATTTGGTTTGATGATGGCCTTAGGGATGTCGGGGAGGAAACTTCGGGATTGGATCATAAAGGAGACCCTTCTCTATGGGATGATAGGTGCTATCCTGGGCCTTATACTCACTTTTGTTTTCTATCCGGTCATGGTGGGGTGGATTGAAAAGAATCCGCTGCAGCCTTATGTGCCTCCAAGTCTTATGGAATGGGTGGGATTAGGATTCTTCACGTTTCTCGTGACTCAAGGATTGCTCATCCTGTCTGCCCTCCTGCCCGGCAGAGGCATCTCCCTCCTATGGGCAGGCAAGGCAATGGCAGAGGGGGAATTGGAATGA
- a CDS encoding ABC transporter ATP-binding protein produces the protein MTEPMVSIENLSLSYRERRKKHQVLNGITLTVQKGEWVMITGESGAGKSTLLHVIAGLLPPSAGKIRIDGREYTTENERAQFRNKQIGVMFQGSPLLPTFLVWENVALPSRISAGNRSRFTPEERMRAIELLDQLGMREHSERYPHQLSLGQKRRVAIARALMNRPTLLLADEPTNDLDPIRVESLLSYFQKIHQQGMTIIMVTHQERPLQYGDRRIRLENGTLKEE, from the coding sequence ATGACCGAGCCTATGGTAAGCATAGAGAACCTCTCCCTTTCTTACCGGGAGAGGAGAAAAAAACATCAGGTTTTAAATGGGATCACTCTTACGGTGCAAAAAGGAGAATGGGTGATGATTACCGGGGAATCGGGTGCCGGGAAATCAACCCTCCTTCATGTCATCGCCGGGCTGCTCCCCCCCTCCGCAGGGAAGATCAGGATCGACGGACGGGAATATACCACGGAGAACGAGAGGGCGCAATTTCGGAATAAACAGATTGGGGTGATGTTTCAGGGCTCTCCGCTTCTTCCCACGTTTTTGGTTTGGGAGAACGTAGCTTTGCCTAGCCGAATCTCGGCAGGAAACAGATCCCGTTTTACTCCTGAGGAAAGAATGAGGGCGATCGAGCTGCTGGATCAACTCGGGATGAGAGAGCATAGCGAACGTTATCCCCACCAACTAAGCCTGGGGCAGAAAAGGAGAGTGGCCATCGCCAGGGCGCTTATGAATCGCCCGACCCTTCTTCTGGCCGACGAGCCCACGAATGACCTGGATCCGATACGGGTGGAAAGCCTTCTATCCTATTTCCAAAAAATCCATCAACAGGGAATGACCATCATCATGGTGACCCACCAGGAACGGCCTCTTCAATATGGAGATCGAAGGATTCGGTTAGAGAACGGAACCCTAAAGGAGGAGTAA
- a CDS encoding YncE family protein produces the protein MRDQSNYGQAGEWGGEKNKRSGKSGWIGGVLFILLIFMAGCTQISGTLLPREKEVLLVGDVVRQEVRFYDLDSFKSMGSLHVKNYRFSGFELLDPNRLFFYGTNEKKILLYDLVKGSVTEEILVDEGVKDIMKVDRNFFRLLLSDGKKVANLSFPEGRVEVIKTLPFTARKFIPSEDHRVLYFLHEGKDLLSKVNMESGKVLFTQEVVANAAAGWENPSTHELWIGGHGTVQEMVTSIARYDAETGRFLGTLTGGIMPIRFYADKEHERVYVISHGSNLVQSYRFSGEKLNEADTGLNPYGIDADKERLYIANYDSNTVDIFSKDTLKEEGEFYVGDDPLLIRYRGKGGTDE, from the coding sequence GTGAGGGATCAAAGCAATTATGGTCAAGCAGGAGAATGGGGGGGAGAGAAGAATAAAAGGAGTGGAAAAAGCGGGTGGATCGGAGGGGTGCTTTTTATCCTGCTCATTTTCATGGCGGGATGTACTCAGATATCAGGGACATTACTCCCCAGGGAGAAGGAGGTTCTTCTCGTAGGCGATGTGGTGAGGCAGGAAGTTCGCTTCTACGATTTGGATTCCTTTAAGTCCATGGGCAGTCTCCATGTAAAAAATTACCGCTTCTCCGGTTTTGAGCTCCTTGATCCGAATCGCCTATTCTTCTACGGTACCAATGAAAAAAAGATCCTGCTCTACGATCTCGTTAAAGGTTCTGTCACAGAGGAGATCTTGGTAGATGAAGGCGTTAAAGATATAATGAAGGTAGACAGGAACTTTTTCCGCCTTTTATTAAGTGACGGGAAAAAAGTAGCCAACCTCAGCTTCCCGGAAGGGAGAGTGGAAGTGATAAAAACTCTTCCTTTTACCGCTCGGAAATTCATACCCTCGGAAGATCATAGGGTGCTTTATTTCCTCCATGAGGGAAAAGATCTTCTCAGCAAGGTGAATATGGAAAGCGGGAAGGTGCTCTTTACTCAGGAAGTGGTGGCGAACGCCGCCGCAGGGTGGGAGAACCCCTCTACTCATGAATTGTGGATCGGAGGGCATGGGACGGTTCAGGAGATGGTAACCTCAATTGCCCGCTATGATGCGGAAACAGGCCGCTTTCTCGGGACGTTAACCGGAGGAATCATGCCCATCCGATTTTATGCGGATAAAGAGCACGAGAGGGTTTATGTGATTAGCCATGGTTCCAACCTGGTTCAGTCCTATCGTTTTTCCGGCGAGAAACTGAACGAAGCGGATACAGGATTAAACCCGTACGGGATTGATGCTGACAAAGAGAGGCTTTATATTGCCAATTATGACAGCAATACCGTTGATATCTTCTCAAAGGATACATTAAAAGAAGAAGGAGAATTTTATGTCGGGGATGACCCGCTTCTTATTCGGTATAGAGGAAAGGGTGGGACAGATGAATGA
- a CDS encoding response regulator transcription factor, whose translation MNEQKSILVADDEQEMRELIRAYLERENYLVDEANDGYEVLDKVQKNSYDLLLLDIMMPELDGLSTCVQIRRFSNVPIIFLSALGEELDRVQGLRIGGDDYIVKPFSPRELMARIEAILRRSQPPVSHPQQEEMMFGKLRIDVKGRSVYVDEHEVTLTPKEFELLHYLAQHEGQVFSREQLLNQVWGFDYSGQERTVDTHVKTIRIKLGEEGERIKTVWGVGYKFEGEP comes from the coding sequence ATGAATGAGCAAAAAAGCATCTTGGTCGCCGATGATGAGCAGGAGATGCGCGAATTGATCAGGGCCTATCTGGAACGGGAGAATTACCTGGTCGATGAGGCGAATGACGGTTATGAGGTGCTGGATAAGGTTCAGAAGAACTCCTATGACCTCCTTCTTCTCGACATCATGATGCCGGAATTGGACGGATTGTCCACCTGTGTCCAGATTCGCCGCTTCTCCAACGTACCGATCATCTTTTTAAGCGCATTGGGTGAAGAACTCGATCGGGTCCAGGGGCTTCGCATCGGCGGCGATGACTATATTGTGAAACCCTTCTCTCCCCGAGAATTAATGGCACGCATCGAAGCGATCCTTCGCCGCAGTCAACCGCCCGTTTCCCACCCCCAACAGGAGGAAATGATGTTTGGGAAACTGCGCATTGATGTGAAAGGAAGAAGCGTCTATGTGGATGAACATGAGGTGACGTTAACCCCAAAGGAATTTGAACTTCTTCATTATCTTGCCCAGCATGAAGGACAAGTCTTTTCCAGGGAACAACTCCTTAACCAAGTATGGGGTTTTGATTACTCAGGACAGGAGAGAACGGTCGATACCCATGTGAAGACGATACGGATCAAGCTGGGTGAGGAAGGAGAACGGATCAAAACCGTTTGGGGAGTGGGATACAAGTTTGAGGGAGAACCATGA